AATAATGGTTAATGCTTCTTTAGATACTGGATGAGTAAAGCTTAATTGTCTAGCGTGTAAATGAATACCTCCATCAGGATTACTACGGTCGAATCCATATTTTAAATCGCCTTTTATTGGAGAACCAATAGCGGCTAATTGTGCTCTAATTTGATGGTGTCTTCCGGTATGAAGTTGAATTTCTAAAGCTGTATAATTGGTAAGTTCTTTTATAATTTGATATTCTAAACTAGCCAATTTGCTATCTGGAACTTCATGTATGTGAGCCTTAGAAGTATTGTTTTTTTCGTTTCGTTTAAGGTAATGTACTAATTTATCCTTCGATTTTTCAGGCTTGTTTTTTACAACAGCCCAATAGGTTTTTTGAGTTTCTCTATTACTAAATAATTCATTCATTCGGGATAATGCTTTACTAG
This sequence is a window from Flavobacterium ammoniigenes. Protein-coding genes within it:
- a CDS encoding RluA family pseudouridine synthase; this encodes MEKIVSNKNNLQVIHEDNHLIVINKRVGDIVQGDKTGDKPLSEIVKEYIKDKYNKPGEVFLGVVHRLDRPTSGIVVFARTSKALSRMNELFSNRETQKTYWAVVKNKPEKSKDKLVHYLKRNEKNNTSKAHIHEVPDSKLASLEYQIIKELTNYTALEIQLHTGRHHQIRAQLAAIGSPIKGDLKYGFDRSNPDGGIHLHARQLSFTHPVSKEALTIIAPTPDDVIWKAV